CGACGGCCCTTCCCTGCCCCTGTCCACCAACTGCTGTATCAGCTCCATCGGCAACGGGAACACGATCGTCGAGCTTTTCTCGCCGGCGATCTCGGTCAGCGTTTGCAGGTAGCGCAGCTGGATCGCGCGCGGATCGCCGCCCAGCAGGCGTCCGGCTTCGACCAGCATCGCCGCCGCCTGGCGCTCGCCTTCGGCGTGGATCACCTTTGCCCGGCGTACGCGCTCGGCCTCCGCCTGGCGTGCGATCGCGCGGACCATCGTCTCGTTGAGATCGACCCGCTTGATCTCGACATTGGCGACCTTGATGCCCCAGGCGTCGGTCTGGCTGTCGAGGATGTTGCGGATGTCGTCGTTGAGCTTCTCGCGCTCGGCCAGCATCTCGTCGAGTTCGTGCTGCCCCAGCACCGAACGCAGCGTGGTCTGCGCCAGCTGGCTGGTGGCTTCATAGAAATGCTCGACGTTGATGATCGCCTTCTGCGGATCGACCACGCGGAAGTACACCACCGCGTTGACCTGCACCGAGACGTTGTCGCGCGAGATCACATCCTGCGGCGGCACGTCCATCACCACCGTGCGCAGGTCGACGCGCACCATCTGCTGCACGACCGGTATCAGCAGGATCAGGCCCGGGCCCTTGACCTTCCAGAAGCGGCCCAGCTGGAAGACGACGCCGCGCTGGTATTCGCGCAGCACCTTGATCGCGCTGATCAGGATCACCGCTATCAATACGATCACCGGGAAATACATCGCCAGGTACATGGACGCTCTCCTTCAGTCAGCCCGTCTGGTTTCCGCTTCGGGTTCGACACGCAACACCAGCCCGTCCAGTGCCAGCACGCGCACCGGCTGGCCACGCCGCACCGGCACGGCAGAACGCGCCTGCCAATGCTCGCCACGGACGTGCACCTGGCCCAGCCCGTCGAAATCGCGCGTGGCCACGGCCATCTGGCCGACCAGTTCTTCCTGGCCGGTAACCACCGGTTGCCGTCGCGCGCGCGAGGCCAGCCAGATCATTCCCATGAACATCACCGCGGTGGCCGCACCTATCCCGGCGATCAATCCACCCGGCACGCCGAATCCCGGCACCTGCGTGTCGAACAGGATCAGCGAGCCGGCAACCAGCGCGACAACGCCGCCGACTCCGGCCGCGCCGACGCTCGGCATCGCAAACTCGATGGCGATCAGCGCCACGCCCACCACGATCAACGCGACGCCGGCGTAGTTC
Above is a genomic segment from Lysobacter sp. S4-A87 containing:
- a CDS encoding slipin family protein — protein: MYLAMYFPVIVLIAVILISAIKVLREYQRGVVFQLGRFWKVKGPGLILLIPVVQQMVRVDLRTVVMDVPPQDVISRDNVSVQVNAVVYFRVVDPQKAIINVEHFYEATSQLAQTTLRSVLGQHELDEMLAEREKLNDDIRNILDSQTDAWGIKVANVEIKRVDLNETMVRAIARQAEAERVRRAKVIHAEGERQAAAMLVEAGRLLGGDPRAIQLRYLQTLTEIAGEKSSTIVFPLPMELIQQLVDRGREGPS